The Ramlibacter algicola genome segment AGGACGGCGATGCGGGGCTTCACCCTGATCGAGCTGATGATCACCGTGGCGATCATCGCGATCCTCGCTTCCGTCGCGTACCCGCAGTACACGAAGCAGGTGGCCAAGGGTCGCCGCGCGGCCGCGCAGTCCTTCATGTTCAACGTCGCGAACAAGCAGGAGCAGTACATGCTCAACTCGCGCACGTACTTCGCGGCTGCCACCGGCGCTGCGTCCGAATGGACTGCCGCCGGCATCACGGTGCCCGCTGATGTGTCCACCTTCTACACGGTGACGGTCACGACCACGACCACCACCTTCACCATCACCGCCACGCCGATCGGCACGCAACTCGCCAACGACACGGCTTGCGGCACGCTGACCCTGA includes the following:
- a CDS encoding type IV pilin protein; this translates as MTRTRTAMRGFTLIELMITVAIIAILASVAYPQYTKQVAKGRRAAAQSFMFNVANKQEQYMLNSRTYFAAATGAASEWTAAGITVPADVSTFYTVTVTTTTTTFTITATPIGTQLANDTACGTLTLNNAGAKTSSGSASTCWG